The Algoriphagus sp. TR-M9 genome has a window encoding:
- the mutL gene encoding DNA mismatch repair endonuclease MutL produces MSDIIQLLPDAIANQIAAGEVVQRPSSALKELLENAVDAGATQVQVIVKDAGKQLIQVVDNGKGMSATDARMSFERHATSKIRQSKDLFSIRTFGFRGEALASIAAVAQVELKTQQADSELGTLIQIEGSEVKKQEPCAGNPGTSVSMKNLFYNVPARRNFLKSNPVEMKHIVEEFQRVALSYPEISFSLYQQDLEVYSLTSGKLSQRIVGLFGKNYKGNLVACEELTPHINVKGYIGKPESAKKTRGEQFFFVNNRYIKSNYLHHAVSSAYEGLIQTDQHPFYVLFLDIDPSHIDINVHPTKTEIKFDDERTIYSVIRSAVKQALGAHHVVPALDFSFDVNFSEKWDKDPEKKAQIDREYSYKSFNTPEFKKTDASGWERLFENDQQKNNMPDTRDSQQESEVLTFSSRANPEESLPAIPKPAEEEQAGTTFQVELNYVVAQMSTGMLIIDQQTAHERILYERYLRQLKLAQGTSQQCLFPPTVQLGSADFALVMDILPELHNLGFQVSEFGKDTIIIQGVPADIQVKNEKELFEGLLEQFKNFKNELSLDTRENLARSLARKSSLKRGQKLNSQEMETLVGQLFACQNPNYGLGGNKTFVKLDLSSIQSFFGKSHV; encoded by the coding sequence ATGAGTGATATCATCCAACTCCTGCCAGATGCAATCGCAAATCAGATTGCGGCTGGAGAGGTAGTGCAGCGGCCATCATCCGCTTTGAAAGAATTACTGGAAAATGCTGTAGACGCTGGCGCCACTCAAGTACAGGTAATCGTCAAGGACGCAGGCAAGCAGCTCATTCAGGTAGTAGATAATGGGAAAGGAATGTCTGCAACGGACGCTAGGATGAGCTTTGAGCGACATGCTACTTCCAAAATCCGGCAATCCAAAGATTTATTTTCCATCCGGACCTTTGGCTTCCGAGGTGAAGCATTGGCATCTATAGCTGCCGTGGCCCAGGTGGAATTGAAGACGCAGCAAGCAGATTCCGAACTGGGCACACTGATTCAGATCGAAGGGTCTGAGGTTAAAAAACAAGAACCCTGTGCAGGAAATCCTGGAACCTCAGTTTCCATGAAAAACCTGTTTTATAACGTGCCAGCTCGCAGAAATTTCCTGAAATCCAACCCGGTAGAAATGAAGCATATCGTAGAGGAATTTCAGCGCGTAGCCCTTTCTTACCCGGAAATCAGTTTCTCACTTTATCAGCAAGACCTGGAGGTCTATAGCCTCACTTCAGGTAAACTCAGTCAGCGAATCGTGGGCCTATTTGGCAAAAACTACAAAGGCAATCTTGTAGCCTGCGAAGAACTCACGCCACATATCAATGTCAAAGGCTACATCGGCAAACCTGAAAGTGCAAAAAAAACCCGGGGTGAGCAGTTTTTCTTTGTGAATAACCGCTACATCAAAAGCAACTACCTGCACCATGCGGTCAGCTCTGCTTATGAAGGCCTCATCCAGACCGATCAGCATCCCTTCTACGTACTCTTTTTGGACATAGATCCTTCACATATAGACATCAATGTCCACCCGACCAAAACTGAAATTAAATTTGATGATGAGCGTACCATTTACTCTGTGATCAGATCTGCTGTAAAACAGGCTCTGGGAGCGCATCACGTAGTTCCTGCCCTGGATTTCAGCTTTGATGTCAACTTCAGTGAGAAGTGGGACAAGGACCCGGAGAAGAAAGCACAGATAGATCGGGAATATAGCTATAAGTCCTTCAACACCCCTGAGTTCAAAAAAACAGATGCCTCAGGCTGGGAGCGGCTCTTTGAAAATGATCAACAAAAAAACAACATGCCCGACACTCGGGACAGCCAGCAAGAAAGTGAGGTGCTCACCTTCTCTAGCCGGGCAAATCCAGAGGAATCCCTTCCTGCCATTCCCAAACCTGCGGAAGAAGAGCAGGCCGGCACTACCTTTCAGGTGGAATTAAACTACGTAGTGGCCCAGATGTCCACAGGTATGTTGATCATAGATCAGCAAACCGCCCATGAGCGCATCCTGTATGAGCGCTATTTGCGCCAGCTGAAACTAGCCCAAGGAACTTCCCAGCAGTGCCTCTTCCCTCCTACAGTGCAGCTGGGCTCGGCAGACTTTGCCCTGGTGATGGATATTTTGCCAGAATTGCACAACTTAGGCTTTCAGGTATCGGAATTTGGCAAGGACACCATCATCATTCAGGGTGTTCCTGCGGACATTCAGGTGAAAAATGAAAAAGAGCTCTTCGAGGGACTTCTGGAACAATTTAAAAACTTCAAAAACGAGCTTTCACTAGATACCCGTGAAAATCTCGCACGCTCTTTGGCTCGTAAATCCTCCCTCAAAAGAGGGCAAAAATTAAATTCACAAGAAATGGAAACCCTGGTAGGGCAGCTTTTTGCCTGCCAAAATCCAAATTATGGTTTAGGAGGGAACAAAACCTTCGTAAAATTGGATTTAAGCAGTATTCAATCTTTTTTCGGCAAATCACATGTTTAG
- a CDS encoding pyridoxal-phosphate dependent enzyme: MSQSFPSLADIRAAHERIQPFVHRTPILSSTAINEIAGCEIFFKCENFQKVGAFKARGAANAVMKMTDEQKSKGVATHSSGNHAAALARAAKVAGIPAYIVMPSNAPEIKKKAVKGYGGEIIECEPNLKARETTLEEVVKKTGATFIPPYDYMDVIEGQATCALELIEEQADLDVILAPVGGGGLLGGTALAAHYLNPNIEVIGCEPKGADDAFQSFYAGKLIPQSGPNTIADGLLTSLGFLNFELIKTHVSAIHLATDPQIIEAMRLIYERMKIVIEPSCAVPLAALLADQDSFSGKKVGIILSGGNVDLGKLPF; encoded by the coding sequence ATGAGCCAATCTTTCCCAAGCCTTGCGGACATCCGCGCTGCGCATGAACGCATCCAGCCCTTTGTACATCGCACTCCTATTCTAAGCTCCACTGCTATCAATGAGATTGCAGGATGTGAGATTTTTTTTAAGTGTGAAAACTTCCAGAAGGTAGGGGCCTTCAAGGCCAGAGGGGCTGCCAATGCCGTGATGAAAATGACGGATGAACAAAAAAGCAAGGGAGTTGCCACCCACAGCAGTGGAAATCATGCAGCAGCCCTAGCAAGAGCGGCCAAAGTAGCTGGAATACCCGCTTACATAGTCATGCCCTCAAATGCTCCTGAGATTAAGAAAAAAGCAGTGAAAGGATACGGTGGTGAGATCATTGAATGTGAGCCCAATCTGAAGGCCAGAGAAACTACCTTGGAAGAAGTAGTGAAGAAAACCGGAGCTACCTTCATCCCTCCGTACGACTACATGGATGTGATCGAAGGCCAGGCTACTTGCGCTTTGGAATTGATCGAAGAGCAAGCAGATTTGGATGTTATTTTGGCACCGGTCGGCGGAGGAGGACTTCTGGGCGGTACTGCCTTAGCTGCTCACTACCTCAACCCAAACATAGAGGTAATTGGATGTGAGCCAAAAGGCGCTGATGATGCTTTCCAGTCATTTTATGCAGGCAAACTGATCCCTCAATCCGGCCCAAATACCATAGCAGATGGCTTATTGACCTCTCTGGGGTTCTTGAATTTTGAGCTGATCAAAACCCATGTTTCAGCTATACATTTGGCCACAGACCCGCAGATCATTGAAGCCATGCGGCTCATATACGAGCGCATGAAAATCGTCATCGAACCTTCCTGTGCTGTCCCCTTGGCCGCACTACTGGCTGATCAGGATAGCTTTTCAGGCAAAAAAGTAGGCATTATTCTATCCGGAGGAAATGTGGACCTGGGAAAATTACCTTTCTAA
- the guaB gene encoding IMP dehydrogenase translates to MNRNSDKFLYEALTYDDVLLVPGYSEVLPRDTNTSTQLTKKIRLNIPLVSAAMDTVTEAELAIAIALEGGLGFVHKNMSIEQQAAQVRKVKRSQAGMILDPITLHIDAKVRDAEKIMREFHIGGIPVVDENKSLKGIITNRDLRFIKDQNRPIREIMTIDNLITAKAGVSLEQAEEILQEYKIEKLPIVDEDNKLSGLITYKDILKRKDKPNACKDEYGRLRVGAAVGVTADIVERVEALKNAGVDVVSIDTAHGHSKGVIETCRKIKDAFPDLEVIVGNIATPEAAIALADAGADAVKVGVGPGSICTTRIIAGVGVPQLSAVFECAQVLKERGVPVIADGGIRYSGDLVKAIAAGGSSIMIGSLLAGTEEAPGEMIIFEGRKFKSYRGMGSLEAMESGSKDRYFQDAEDNIKKLVPEGIVGRVPYKGLVSEVLYQLVGGLQAGMGYCGTNTIEALQKDGKFVKITAAGVKESHPHDISVTREAPNYSVR, encoded by the coding sequence ATGAATCGAAACTCCGACAAGTTCCTCTACGAAGCACTCACCTATGACGATGTGCTTCTTGTCCCAGGTTATTCAGAAGTCCTTCCACGCGACACGAATACCTCCACCCAACTCACCAAAAAAATCCGCCTAAACATCCCCTTGGTGTCCGCTGCTATGGATACCGTGACCGAGGCTGAACTGGCAATTGCAATCGCGCTTGAAGGAGGGCTTGGTTTTGTACACAAAAACATGTCTATCGAGCAGCAAGCTGCCCAGGTACGCAAGGTAAAGCGCTCTCAAGCTGGGATGATTTTAGATCCCATTACTCTTCATATCGACGCAAAAGTAAGGGATGCTGAGAAAATCATGCGGGAATTTCACATCGGTGGTATACCTGTAGTAGATGAAAACAAATCCTTAAAAGGTATCATTACCAATCGTGACCTACGATTCATCAAAGATCAAAATCGCCCGATCCGGGAGATTATGACCATAGACAATCTCATCACAGCCAAAGCGGGAGTATCTCTAGAGCAGGCAGAAGAGATTCTGCAGGAATATAAAATAGAAAAGCTACCGATCGTAGATGAGGACAACAAGCTGTCCGGCCTAATCACTTACAAGGATATTCTGAAAAGAAAAGACAAACCAAACGCCTGTAAGGATGAATATGGCAGGTTAAGAGTAGGTGCAGCAGTAGGCGTTACAGCGGATATTGTAGAGCGGGTAGAAGCGCTGAAAAACGCCGGAGTGGATGTGGTGTCTATAGATACGGCACACGGACATTCCAAAGGAGTAATCGAAACCTGTAGAAAAATCAAAGATGCTTTCCCAGATCTGGAAGTTATCGTTGGAAATATTGCCACACCGGAAGCAGCTATTGCATTGGCGGATGCCGGAGCAGATGCCGTGAAAGTAGGCGTAGGACCTGGATCTATCTGTACCACTAGAATTATTGCCGGCGTAGGTGTTCCCCAGCTTTCTGCAGTATTCGAATGCGCTCAAGTGTTAAAAGAACGCGGAGTGCCTGTTATTGCCGATGGGGGTATCCGCTACTCAGGCGATTTGGTTAAAGCTATCGCTGCTGGTGGAAGCTCCATTATGATAGGATCCCTTTTAGCAGGAACTGAAGAAGCGCCGGGTGAAATGATCATTTTTGAAGGCAGAAAATTCAAATCTTACCGAGGAATGGGTTCCCTGGAAGCGATGGAATCTGGCTCCAAAGACCGTTATTTCCAAGATGCAGAAGACAATATCAAAAAATTAGTCCCTGAAGGTATCGTAGGAAGGGTTCCTTATAAAGGCTTGGTATCAGAAGTGCTTTACCAGCTCGTAGGTGGACTACAGGCAGGCATGGGCTACTGTGGTACCAATACCATAGAGGCGCTTCAGAAAGACGGCAAATTCGTAAAAATCACCGCAGCGGGAGTGAAAGAGTCCCACCCTCATGACATTAGCGTAACCAGGGAGGCTCCAAACTACAGCGTGAGATAA
- a CDS encoding type III pantothenate kinase → MFLAIDAGNSNVVFAIYDEEKGQWKNHFRLETHSAKFSAQLAKKAPLYFLEHGISPQDILQVGLSSVVPELNPQLIEFCQNFFGTEPYLITPKSFAKLPVKTLRPDEIGTDLMCNAAAAYTAKQTDLIVVDFGTALTFTVINKNGEIIGVNIVPGLKTAIKSLFLNTSKLPEVELKLPESALGKNTIQAIQAGVLYGYTGLVKGMLESIALETKIDYTVIATGGLASILTPLKSVFDEIDPNLTLTGLRLITQVNN, encoded by the coding sequence ATGTTTTTAGCCATAGATGCCGGCAATTCCAATGTGGTTTTTGCCATTTACGACGAGGAGAAAGGACAATGGAAAAACCATTTTCGGCTGGAAACGCACAGTGCCAAGTTTTCTGCTCAATTGGCAAAGAAAGCCCCATTGTATTTTCTAGAACATGGCATTAGTCCTCAGGACATCCTCCAGGTAGGATTGAGTTCGGTAGTTCCAGAGTTGAACCCGCAGCTTATTGAGTTCTGTCAAAATTTCTTCGGAACCGAGCCTTACCTCATCACGCCCAAAAGCTTTGCGAAGCTACCAGTAAAAACCCTGCGACCCGATGAAATCGGAACCGACCTGATGTGCAACGCAGCGGCCGCCTATACCGCAAAGCAAACCGATCTTATCGTGGTGGATTTTGGCACAGCCCTTACTTTCACCGTGATCAATAAAAATGGGGAAATTATAGGCGTAAACATAGTTCCAGGTCTGAAAACTGCCATCAAATCGCTTTTTCTAAACACCTCCAAATTACCTGAAGTGGAACTAAAACTTCCAGAATCTGCGCTGGGCAAAAACACCATTCAGGCCATTCAGGCCGGCGTACTTTATGGCTACACCGGGCTGGTCAAAGGCATGCTGGAAAGTATAGCGTTGGAAACTAAAATAGACTATACTGTAATTGCTACTGGAGGATTGGCGTCTATTCTTACTCCCCTGAAAAGCGTCTTTGATGAAATAGATCCAAATCTCACCCTAACAGGCCTTCGCCTGATCACACAAGTAAATAATTAA
- a CDS encoding glycoside hydrolase family 3 N-terminal domain-containing protein, whose amino-acid sequence MSSRLWRVLMIGIVALTFSSGKLDESLKIDDPLSAVDAMDQRRWVDSVFNSMTFDEQLGQLFMVAAYSNKDQRHVNEISELIKSENLGGLIFFQGGPDRQARLTNYYQAQSKTPLFIAMDAEWGISMRLDSVPDFPKAMTLGAVQDEKLVYAMGKEMARQFKELGMHINFAPVVDVNSNPDNPVIGYRAFGGDREVVAEHAVSYMKGLQDNGVIANAKHFPGHGDTEADSHYALPVIKHPEKRIWDIDLYPYQELFKEDLMSVMVAHLNIPSLDDNGKTATSLSKKVVTDLLQNRMNFQGLIFTDALNMKGVAIANAPGEVDLKALLAGNDVLLYSQDVPKAKTLIKTAVADGRISKQEIGRRVKKILRAKYWAGLNEYKPIDTYELIKRLDTPETRTIIEELYADAVTVATNKGNLVPFRHLDFTDFASLSIGDEGEVFKQYLDKYSKFEHFTTPKGSTASEQNALMDKLEGYDVVVVGLMGLNNSPRRKFGISASDVQLIKKLSLRQKVVTVLFGNAYAAEQLEGLGNVVIAYENNDFTQKMVPQVLFGGRDAAGILPVTVNSDFVTGVGGYLPANGRLAYGSPESVGLDSETLDKIDEVAERMIRIQAAPGANVLVAKNGKVVFERSYGNLEYKTSPKVNSQTVYDLASITKVLATTQAVMFLASRGEIEMSKTLGDYLPELKGTNKANMVLSDVMAHEAGLVAFIPHYAKTVSAGQWRGDYYKPTPEPGFSRPVSNDMYGLDALRDSIWNWTVASKVTPVPRGASKHKYRYSDLTMYFMQAVVERVVNQPLESFLAQNFYEPLGLHTMTFNPAQKMPLDNIAPTENDVAFRKRQVQGFVHDPGAAMYGGVAGHAGLFGTANDLAVMMQMMLNKGYYGDVSLIKPETVEKFTKRQSRQSRRGWGWDKPNVDKGDGGSAGDLAPKSTFGHTGFTGTCVWADPENDLIYVFLSNRVYPDATNTKLLREGIRTDIHDIIYEAMGKK is encoded by the coding sequence ATGAGCAGTAGGCTTTGGAGAGTATTAATGATTGGCATAGTAGCCCTTACTTTTTCCTCCGGAAAACTCGATGAATCATTGAAAATAGATGATCCACTGAGTGCTGTAGATGCTATGGACCAGCGCCGCTGGGTGGATTCTGTATTCAATAGCATGACCTTTGACGAGCAGCTGGGGCAGTTGTTTATGGTCGCGGCTTATTCAAACAAGGATCAGCGGCATGTAAATGAAATCAGCGAACTGATCAAATCGGAAAACCTCGGCGGATTGATATTTTTTCAGGGTGGGCCAGACCGTCAGGCCAGACTGACCAATTACTATCAGGCTCAGTCCAAAACCCCGCTGTTCATTGCGATGGATGCGGAGTGGGGCATCAGCATGAGGTTAGACTCCGTACCGGATTTTCCCAAAGCCATGACCTTAGGAGCAGTGCAGGACGAAAAACTCGTGTATGCCATGGGCAAAGAGATGGCCCGGCAATTCAAAGAGCTGGGGATGCATATCAATTTTGCCCCTGTGGTAGATGTGAATTCCAATCCGGACAATCCCGTAATCGGCTACAGAGCATTTGGTGGTGATAGGGAAGTGGTGGCAGAGCATGCCGTGTCTTATATGAAAGGTCTTCAGGATAATGGCGTGATCGCCAATGCGAAACATTTTCCCGGTCATGGAGACACGGAGGCAGACAGTCATTATGCTTTGCCGGTCATCAAGCATCCAGAAAAGCGGATTTGGGACATTGATTTGTACCCCTACCAAGAGCTTTTTAAAGAAGATCTGATGTCCGTGATGGTCGCCCATTTGAATATTCCAAGTTTGGATGATAATGGAAAAACTGCGACTAGTCTTTCCAAAAAAGTAGTGACAGACCTACTTCAAAATAGGATGAATTTTCAAGGGTTGATTTTTACTGATGCCTTGAATATGAAAGGAGTGGCTATCGCAAATGCTCCCGGAGAAGTGGATCTCAAAGCACTATTGGCCGGAAATGATGTGCTGCTGTATTCTCAGGATGTTCCAAAAGCAAAAACCCTGATCAAGACTGCCGTGGCGGATGGGCGCATCAGCAAGCAGGAAATCGGAAGGAGAGTCAAAAAAATTCTTCGGGCAAAATATTGGGCTGGATTAAATGAGTATAAGCCCATAGATACCTACGAACTCATCAAGCGATTAGACACCCCGGAGACCAGAACCATCATTGAGGAGCTGTATGCAGATGCCGTCACAGTGGCTACCAACAAGGGGAACCTGGTACCATTCAGGCATTTGGATTTCACGGATTTTGCCAGCCTGAGTATTGGTGATGAGGGAGAGGTTTTCAAGCAGTATTTGGACAAATACTCCAAGTTTGAGCACTTCACTACCCCTAAAGGAAGCACCGCGAGCGAGCAAAATGCCCTGATGGATAAGCTAGAGGGGTATGATGTAGTGGTGGTAGGCTTGATGGGATTGAATAATAGCCCGAGAAGAAAATTCGGAATATCAGCCAGTGATGTTCAATTGATTAAAAAGTTGTCTTTAAGACAAAAAGTGGTGACGGTACTGTTTGGCAATGCCTATGCAGCGGAGCAGTTGGAAGGTTTGGGAAATGTGGTGATTGCTTACGAAAACAATGATTTTACCCAGAAAATGGTGCCTCAGGTGTTATTTGGAGGAAGAGATGCAGCGGGGATTTTACCGGTCACAGTCAATTCTGACTTTGTAACTGGGGTAGGCGGGTATTTGCCTGCTAATGGACGTTTAGCTTATGGTTCTCCAGAAAGTGTGGGATTAGATAGCGAAACATTGGACAAAATAGATGAGGTGGCGGAGCGAATGATCCGGATTCAAGCCGCGCCGGGCGCTAATGTGCTGGTAGCCAAAAATGGGAAAGTAGTATTTGAGCGGTCTTATGGAAATTTGGAATACAAAACTAGCCCTAAGGTGAACTCCCAAACTGTCTACGACTTGGCTTCGATTACCAAGGTGCTGGCTACTACCCAAGCGGTGATGTTTTTGGCCAGTAGAGGGGAGATAGAGATGAGCAAAACTTTGGGGGATTATCTGCCCGAGCTTAAGGGTACGAATAAAGCCAATATGGTTTTGAGCGATGTGATGGCTCATGAGGCTGGCTTGGTCGCCTTTATTCCCCACTATGCAAAGACAGTTTCTGCAGGACAATGGCGGGGAGATTATTATAAGCCCACCCCAGAGCCTGGTTTTTCCAGACCTGTTTCTAATGATATGTATGGATTGGATGCCTTGAGGGATAGTATTTGGAACTGGACTGTAGCTTCTAAAGTAACTCCTGTCCCGCGTGGAGCCAGCAAGCATAAGTATAGGTATTCTGACCTCACGATGTACTTTATGCAGGCTGTGGTAGAGCGTGTGGTAAATCAGCCCTTAGAGTCCTTTTTGGCCCAGAATTTTTATGAACCGCTGGGCTTGCATACCATGACTTTCAATCCTGCTCAGAAGATGCCATTGGACAATATAGCTCCTACTGAAAATGATGTAGCGTTCCGCAAAAGGCAGGTTCAAGGATTCGTCCATGATCCTGGAGCGGCCATGTATGGTGGTGTGGCTGGACATGCGGGGCTATTTGGCACAGCTAATGACCTGGCTGTGATGATGCAGATGATGTTGAACAAGGGCTATTATGGTGATGTTTCGCTGATCAAACCAGAAACGGTGGAGAAGTTTACCAAGCGACAATCCCGGCAGAGCAGAAGAGGCTGGGGGTGGGACAAGCCTAATGTGGACAAAGGTGACGGAGGTTCAGCGGGAGATCTGGCACCAAAGTCAACATTCGGGCATACCGGATTCACCGGAACCTGTGTATGGGCTGACCCTGAAAATGACCTGATCTACGTATTTTTATCCAATCGTGTATATCCTGATGCCACAAACACCAAGTTACTGAGAGAAGGCATCCGCACAGATATCCATGATATCATTTACGAAGCAATGGGCAAAAAATAG
- a CDS encoding peptidoglycan DD-metalloendopeptidase family protein yields the protein MNWNAHEFFPIVGKPLTSENTLKLDFSSTNTDLKSIDLRSTQAFDEYVFGQILSEGKTFGIGGYLENRAIYARSEVFATKESEYRNIHLGIDIWAKAGTEIHAPLDGEIHSFQDNAGFGNYGATIILQHEVGGRKLFSLYGHLFRQDLIGLQPGQKVQAGEVFCGIGPFPENGDWPPHLHFQLMWDLLGNSGDFPGVCSQPELQTYMEICPDPNLMLKCELL from the coding sequence ATGAACTGGAATGCCCATGAATTTTTCCCGATAGTAGGAAAGCCGCTTACCTCAGAAAACACCCTTAAACTTGATTTTAGCTCAACTAATACAGATCTAAAAAGTATTGATCTGCGCAGTACGCAAGCGTTTGACGAATATGTGTTTGGGCAAATCCTATCAGAAGGAAAGACCTTTGGAATAGGAGGATATTTGGAAAATCGTGCCATTTATGCCAGGAGTGAGGTTTTTGCGACCAAAGAATCTGAATATAGAAATATACATTTAGGGATTGATATCTGGGCCAAGGCGGGAACCGAAATTCATGCTCCGCTGGATGGTGAAATCCACAGTTTTCAGGATAATGCTGGTTTTGGGAATTATGGGGCCACGATCATTTTACAGCATGAAGTAGGCGGAAGAAAGCTATTTTCTTTGTATGGCCACCTTTTTCGTCAGGATCTGATAGGGCTACAGCCTGGGCAAAAAGTTCAGGCTGGCGAAGTGTTTTGTGGCATAGGGCCATTTCCGGAGAATGGGGATTGGCCTCCACATCTGCATTTTCAGTTGATGTGGGATTTGCTTGGCAATTCAGGGGATTTTCCAGGGGTCTGTTCGCAGCCTGAGTTGCAGACCTACATGGAAATCTGCCCTGATCCTAATTTAATGCTAAAATGTGAACTGCTTTAA
- a CDS encoding GNAT family N-acetyltransferase, whose protein sequence is MYKLREGKIEDLPRVLELVKELALYEKAPEQVSNTVEMMEKDGFGPNPVYGFFVCEKENSGEIIGIAIYYYRYSTWKGKRIYLEDIVVTESERGNGAGKLLFDRVMAKSLEEGCTGMMWQVLDWNEPAINFYKKYGAYLEAGWLNAHLQDHEIKEILA, encoded by the coding sequence ATGTATAAACTCAGAGAAGGAAAAATTGAAGATCTGCCCAGGGTTCTTGAGCTGGTCAAGGAACTTGCGCTTTACGAAAAAGCTCCTGAGCAGGTCTCCAACACGGTAGAAATGATGGAAAAGGATGGCTTTGGCCCAAATCCGGTCTACGGTTTTTTTGTCTGTGAAAAGGAAAATAGCGGAGAGATCATCGGTATTGCTATTTATTACTACCGGTATAGCACCTGGAAAGGAAAGCGGATTTACCTGGAAGATATAGTGGTGACCGAATCGGAGCGAGGGAATGGTGCCGGCAAGTTGCTGTTTGATCGCGTGATGGCAAAGTCCCTGGAAGAGGGCTGTACAGGCATGATGTGGCAGGTGCTGGACTGGAATGAGCCGGCGATTAATTTCTACAAAAAATATGGCGCATACCTGGAAGCAGGCTGGCTAAACGCCCATCTTCAGGATCATGAGATCAAAGAAATTCTAGCATAA
- a CDS encoding rhomboid family intramembrane serine protease gives MFRNITPIVQNLLLANVVLFLVSAFIFPQLSEWFALYYIHSPYFKPFQFLTYMFMHADFWHLFSNMFGLLIFGPLLEQFLGPKKLLTLWMVCGIGSGILYSGYTAYRMNDLETKVAVFQNNPDPETFNKLVVENRGFFQRTVFDFVDDYSRNPDDPQKISQAKQTLDAIVDIQGNVPMVGASGALFGILIAFAMLFPNTQLFLLFPPMPIKAKYLVLFYGLYTIYNVLVNNPLDNVAHFAHLSGLLIGGVLVYRWKKDRNSFY, from the coding sequence ATGTTTAGAAATATCACCCCTATAGTACAAAACCTCCTACTGGCCAATGTGGTGCTCTTCCTGGTAAGCGCATTCATTTTTCCTCAGTTGAGCGAGTGGTTTGCACTTTATTACATTCATAGTCCCTACTTCAAGCCTTTCCAGTTTTTGACCTACATGTTTATGCATGCAGATTTCTGGCACTTGTTCAGCAATATGTTTGGGCTATTGATATTCGGGCCATTGCTGGAGCAGTTTTTGGGACCAAAAAAATTATTGACACTGTGGATGGTCTGTGGCATTGGCTCGGGGATTTTGTATTCAGGTTATACTGCTTACCGCATGAACGATCTGGAAACCAAAGTGGCGGTCTTTCAAAATAACCCTGACCCGGAAACTTTCAACAAACTAGTAGTAGAAAACCGCGGCTTTTTTCAGCGTACAGTCTTTGATTTTGTGGATGATTATAGCCGTAACCCAGATGATCCGCAGAAAATCTCCCAGGCAAAACAGACCTTAGACGCGATCGTGGACATACAAGGAAACGTACCTATGGTAGGAGCTTCCGGTGCCTTGTTTGGGATATTGATCGCCTTTGCCATGCTCTTCCCCAATACGCAGCTATTCCTGCTTTTTCCGCCTATGCCCATCAAAGCAAAATATCTGGTGCTTTTCTACGGCCTATACACGATTTATAACGTATTGGTGAATAACCCGCTGGATAATGTGGCACATTTTGCACATTTGAGTGGATTACTGATAGGCGGGGTGTTAGTTTATCGATGGAAAAAAGACAGAAATAGCTTCTATTAG